One Dictyostelium discoideum AX4 chromosome 3 chromosome, whole genome shotgun sequence genomic region harbors:
- the wdr4 gene encoding WD40 repeat-containing protein, whose amino-acid sequence MSTTAVFIPPQIMVTSNVEKVPISIITHSSDSNFIAYRLNNKLNIFDNKLNKLGELESGSQHTGIIRSIEFTKNNQSLITSSSDKFLKIWDTTNNFKNIKSINTNKKIICSILNKDDSEILVSDKCGDVFKYSLIDDSKNKIEVSGDKSAKHDEKESDKNLVFGHYSSIVDIKFSPCFNYLLSADRDEKIRVSHYPNCFDIESFCLGHTKYVTEILLVPGRDDLLISGSGDGTIKLWNWKQGKCLQTVDFNSKHENAITIPQVVFKVDATTTTNQLIFSIENSNNIYILPMNVEKGEFNQSELKTIPLTQSSPISIDLIDNGKTILASLLPTTKEVDVAIAFDSTTLSQQSDNKVVIAINSVDASTTLKPAELKSVLESIEKKQYRKHVSYSKQMMNSTDNKNKEDDDLSLDEQDIDDTTDINNNNKNKNQETIQDSRPLKLRKMTIEGDKEIQKELEEKESKKQEE is encoded by the exons atgtcAACCACAGCAGTATTTATTCCACCACAAATTATGGTAACATCAAATGTTGAAAAAgtaccaatttcaattattacaCATTCATCAGATAGTAATTTCATTGCATACAGgcttaataataaattaaacatttttgataataaattaaataaacttgGTGAATTAGAATCAGGTTCACAACACACTGGTATTATtagatcaattgaatttactaaaaataatcaatcttTAATTACTTCATCAAgtgataaatttttaaaaatttgggatacaacaaataattttaaaaatataaaatcaat taatacaaataaaaagattatttgTTCAATTTTGAACAAAGATGATTCAGAAATTTTAGTATCAGATAAATGTGGTgatgtttttaaatattcattaattgatgattcaaagaataaaattgaaGTTAGTGGTGATAAATCAGCCAAAcatgatgaaaaagaaagtGATAAGAATTTAGTATTTGGACATTATTCAtcaattgttgatattaaattttcaccatgttttaattatttattatcagCAGATAGAGATGAGAAAATTAGAGTTAGTCATTATCCAAATTGTTTCGATATTGAAAGTTTTTGTCTTGGTCATACAAAATATGTTACAGAGATATTATTGGTACCAGGTAGagatgatttattaatttcaggtTCTGGTGATGgtacaattaaattatgGAATTGGAAACAAGGTAAATGTTTACAAACTGTAGATTTCAATAGTAAGCATGAAAATGCAATTACAATTCCACAAGTTGTCTTCAAAGTCGAtgcaaccaccaccaccaatcaattaatattttcaattgaaaattcaaataatatttacattttacCAATGAATGTTGAAAAGGGTGAATTCAATCAATCAGAACTTAAAACAATTCCACTCACTCAatcatcaccaatttcaatcgatttaattgataatggtaaaaCCATTTTAGCATCTTTATTACCAACTACAAAAGAGGTCGATGTTGCAATTGCTTTCGATTCAACAACTTTATCTCAACAATCTGATAATAAAGTAGTTATTGCAATCAATTCTGTTGATGCTTCAACCACTTTAAAACCAGCTGAATTAAAATCAGTtttagaatcaattgaaaagaaaCAATACAGAAAACATGTTTCTTATTCAAAACAAATGATGAATAGtactgataataaaaataaagaagatgatgatttaaGTTTAGATGAACAAGATATTGATGATACTActgatattaataacaataataaaaataaaaatcaagaaaCTATTCAAGATAGTAGACCATTAAAACTTAGAAAAATGACAATTGAGGGTgataaagaaattcaaaaagaattagaagaaaaagaatcaaaaaaacaagaggaataa